One stretch of Burkholderia pyrrocinia DNA includes these proteins:
- a CDS encoding helix-turn-helix transcriptional regulator, translated as MPTPSVPADHDAADWQRALRVCVDAFDAFASPSAIVFYRLDQSGEPADFELFGMPESMHRTYVARYRMLDPLHPSRCAAGERAVVTLASQLPDERREASAYWTRFLRRHDVTDVVEIWLRDAGRTVGAFSLLRFGMGEAGGGAAGNSTAGRFAPGEIDALARLQPVAEAALSPQLRARRGIHRIGCEERLTYREEQIARLVRDGRSNKEIARDLALGQPTVKTHLMRMYRKLGVSNRTELVGALFL; from the coding sequence ATGCCGACCCCATCCGTTCCCGCCGACCATGACGCCGCCGACTGGCAACGCGCGCTGCGCGTGTGCGTGGACGCGTTCGACGCGTTCGCGAGCCCGTCCGCGATCGTGTTCTACCGGCTCGACCAGAGCGGCGAACCGGCCGATTTCGAGCTGTTCGGGATGCCGGAGTCGATGCATCGAACCTATGTCGCGCGCTACCGGATGCTCGATCCGCTGCATCCGTCGCGTTGCGCGGCGGGCGAGCGCGCGGTCGTCACGCTCGCTTCCCAATTGCCTGACGAAAGGCGCGAGGCGTCCGCGTACTGGACCCGTTTCCTGCGCCGGCACGACGTGACCGACGTCGTCGAGATCTGGCTGCGCGACGCGGGCCGCACGGTCGGCGCATTCTCGTTGCTGCGCTTCGGGATGGGTGAAGCGGGCGGCGGTGCGGCTGGAAATAGCACGGCGGGCCGGTTCGCACCGGGCGAGATCGATGCGCTCGCGCGACTGCAGCCTGTCGCCGAAGCCGCACTGAGCCCGCAACTGCGCGCGCGGCGCGGGATTCACCGGATCGGCTGCGAGGAAAGGCTGACCTATCGCGAGGAACAGATCGCGCGCCTCGTGCGCGACGGCCGTTCGAACAAGGAGATCGCGCGCGATCTCGCGCTCGGCCAACCGACCGTCAAGACGCACCTGATGCGTATGTATCGCAAGCTCGGCGTGTCGAATCGCACCGAGCTGGTCGGGGCGCTGTTCCTGTAA
- the ypfJ gene encoding KPN_02809 family neutral zinc metallopeptidase — protein sequence MRLDDERESMNVEDRRGAGGFGGGRGATIGIGTIVVALAASYFFGIDPRVVLEGASALQGRQQQAQPAPAQRQGAPANDPGSVFTRKVLGNIERTWSGVFNTQLHGQYEPPKLVMFTNSTPTACGTGQTAMGPFYCPADRKVYIDLGFYDELRKRFGAGGDFAQAYVIAHEVGHHVQNLLGISDKVDAARRRSSQARANALSVRMELQADCFAGVWANNAQRANQRLMEPGDFEQGLKAAAAIGDDRLQQQGQGYVVPESFTHGSSDQRVYWLRRGMEAGEVSACDTFAANAR from the coding sequence ATGAGGCTGGACGACGAAAGAGAAAGCATGAACGTCGAGGACCGCCGCGGCGCCGGCGGTTTCGGCGGCGGGCGCGGCGCGACGATCGGCATCGGCACGATCGTGGTTGCGCTGGCCGCGTCGTATTTCTTCGGGATCGACCCGCGCGTGGTGCTCGAAGGCGCATCGGCGCTGCAGGGCCGCCAGCAGCAGGCGCAGCCCGCGCCGGCACAGCGCCAGGGTGCGCCGGCGAACGATCCGGGCTCGGTGTTTACGCGCAAGGTGCTCGGCAATATCGAGCGCACGTGGTCGGGCGTGTTCAACACCCAGTTGCATGGGCAGTACGAACCGCCGAAACTCGTGATGTTCACGAACTCGACGCCGACCGCATGCGGCACGGGCCAGACGGCGATGGGGCCGTTCTACTGTCCGGCCGACCGCAAGGTGTATATCGATCTCGGTTTCTACGACGAACTGCGCAAGCGTTTCGGCGCGGGCGGCGATTTTGCGCAGGCTTACGTGATCGCGCACGAAGTCGGCCATCACGTGCAGAACCTGCTCGGCATTTCCGACAAGGTCGACGCGGCGCGCAGGCGTTCGAGCCAGGCGCGCGCGAACGCGCTGTCGGTGCGGATGGAACTGCAGGCCGATTGCTTCGCCGGCGTGTGGGCGAACAACGCGCAGCGTGCGAACCAGCGGCTGATGGAGCCCGGCGATTTCGAGCAGGGGCTGAAGGCGGCCGCCGCGATCGGCGACGATCGGCTGCAGCAGCAAGGGCAGGGTTATGTCGTGCCGGAAAGCTTCACGCACGGCAGCAGCGACCAGCGCGTGTACTGGCTGCGGCGCGGAATGGAAGCGGGCGAGGTGAGCGCCTGCGACACGTTCGCCGCGAACGCGCGCTGA
- a CDS encoding SDR family NAD(P)-dependent oxidoreductase: protein MTHPQPRTIAITGAGTGIGAACVRRFASRGDRVVLIGRRQAPLDALAAETGGLALAGDAASSADWAGFLPRIAERFGRVDALVACAGGHGIGRADATGDAQWRDAMHANLDTAFVSARACLPDLIAQRGGIVLVASIAALAAGPGVCGYTVGKHALLGLARSLARDYGPHGVRANAVCPGWVRTPMADAEMEPLMAAHGDTLDDAYARVSTDVPLRRAADPDEIAAVCAFLASPDASFVTGATLVADGGAMVVDVPTLAFDKL, encoded by the coding sequence ATGACGCATCCACAGCCCCGCACGATCGCGATCACCGGTGCGGGCACCGGCATCGGCGCCGCGTGCGTGCGCCGCTTCGCCAGCCGCGGCGACCGCGTCGTGCTGATCGGGCGGCGTCAGGCGCCGCTCGACGCGCTGGCCGCCGAGACGGGCGGCCTCGCGCTCGCCGGCGACGCCGCGAGCAGCGCCGACTGGGCCGGCTTCCTGCCGCGAATCGCCGAACGCTTCGGCCGCGTCGACGCGCTCGTCGCGTGCGCGGGCGGCCACGGCATCGGCCGCGCAGACGCAACCGGCGACGCGCAGTGGCGCGACGCAATGCACGCGAACCTCGACACCGCATTCGTCAGCGCGCGTGCGTGCCTGCCCGACCTGATCGCGCAGCGCGGCGGCATCGTGCTGGTCGCGTCGATCGCGGCGCTCGCGGCCGGGCCCGGCGTATGCGGCTATACGGTCGGCAAGCACGCGCTGCTCGGGCTCGCACGGTCGCTCGCGCGCGACTACGGTCCGCACGGCGTGCGCGCGAACGCCGTGTGTCCGGGCTGGGTTCGCACGCCGATGGCCGACGCGGAAATGGAACCGCTAATGGCCGCGCATGGCGACACGCTCGACGATGCGTATGCACGCGTCAGCACCGACGTGCCGCTACGGCGCGCGGCCGATCCGGACGAAATCGCGGCCGTGTGCGCGTTCCTCGCGTCGCCCGACGCATCGTTCGTGACCGGCGCGACGCTCGTCGCGGACGGCGGTGCGATGGTCGTCGACGTGCCGACGCTCGCATTCGACAAGCTTTGA